Within the Mumia flava genome, the region CGACCAGGTGCTGGTGCCCCTCGGCGTCCGCACCCACGCGTACGGGAAGTTGCGGTTCAGGTCGACCCCGCGGGCGTTGCCGCGAGTCCGGGCGCGGACACCGTCCGGGTTCGCGGTCGGGATCAGCCACAGGTCGACCCCGTCGATCGGTCGTCCGTCGCGCAAGGCCTTGACGATCACCCGGGTCTTGCGCTCGTCCCCGTGCATCGCGGCCATCACGACGGCCGTGCGGCGGGCTCCGGGGTCGCCGACACGGTACGCGACGATCGGGCGGTCACGTCGGGTGCGACCGATCACCCTCCGCTCGAGGACCGCCGGGCGCCGCGCCGCGCCTGCCGTACGGGCGGCCGCGGGCACGACCGACCGCGCACCGGTCGTGCCCAGGGACAGTGCTGGGCCCTCCGCGGGAACCGCAGGAGCGGCCTCCACCGGCACCAGCAGCGCCGGCGCAGCAACCATGACCAGCAGGCGGGACGCCCATCGTGAGACCGACATGAGGTCGATCGTCGCTCACGACTCGCTCGTCCGCACGTGGCAGTCCTCGAGGTGGTCGTCGACCATCCCGGTCGCCTGCATCAGGGCGTACGCGGTGGTGGGGCCCACGAAGACGAATCCGTGGCGCTTGAGCTCGGCCGCCATCGCCTTCGACTCCGCCGTGACGGCGGGAACGTCCGCGGTCGAGCGTGGACGCGGTCGGGGGCCCGGCGCGAAGGACCACACCAGGTCAGCGAAGCCGCCGTCGAGCCGCAGGACCGCACCTGCGTTGGCGATCGTGGCCTCGATCTTCGTCCGGTTGCGGATGATCCCGACGTCCTCCAGCAACGTCGCGACCTTCGCGCCGTCGAAGCTCGCCACCGTGGCGGGCTCGAAGTCCGCGAACACCTCCCGGAACCGGTCCCGCTTGCGCAGGACCGTCGCCCAGGCGAGGCCCGACTGGAACGCCTCGAGCGTCAACCGCTCGAACAGTCCGCGCTCGTCGGAGACTCGGCGCCCCCACTCGACGTCGTGGTAGACCTGCATCGTCTCCGACGAGACCGCCCATCCGCAGCGCGCGAGGCCGTCCTCCCCGACGACGACTCCGCTCATCGCGCGCTCGGATCGCCTGCGGCCCCCGTGTCGACCGGCGGAGCCGCACGCTCCCCCGGGCCCGCGGGAGGCGAGCTGTCCGCGTCACCGTCGTGCTCGGCGCTCCCCGTGGGGGCCTCCCGCTCCCGCGCGTCGGCCTCCAGGCGCGCGAGCAGACCGTCCACCTCGTCGCGGGCGTAGCCGCGCCACGCCCAGCTGAAGCGCACGGCGGCGAGGTCGTCGGCCCGCAGCGGACGATCCGTCGGAACCATCAGGTCGCGCCGCGAGTCGGCCGGCCCGCCGAGGGCACCGAACGAGGTCGCGAGCACCGTCACGGCGGCGCCCGCAGCGAGGGCGCCGATCACCACGAGGATCCAGAACATGGCCCGATCGTGCCACGGCCCGCCGACATCGCGGGCCTCAGGCGTCGACGGACCGCTGTGCGGGACGTGCGAAGGCGACCACCTGATCGATGAACGCGCCGTAGACCTCGCGCGCCTTCTGCGAGTCACGGTCGACCAGCCACGCCATCACCACGCCGTCGTTGGTCGCCACGAGCATGCGCGACAGCAGGTCCAGGGACACCGTCCACTCGATCTCGCAGACCGTGGCGACCCGCTCGAAGACGGCGCGGGCGGTCTGGCGGTACGTCTCGTACTGCCACGCCGCGAAGTCGGCGAACGCGGGGTTGCGGAGGGCGTGCTGGGTGACCTCGAAGGTGAGCAGGTGCGCCTCGGGGTCGGCCTCGACGGTGGCCCAGGTCTGCTCCAGCGCGCGCTCGAGCATCGAGACCACGTCGGGCGGCTCGGACTGCTCGACCTCCTCCAGCGTCGTGACGTACGAGGTGGCGAGCCGCTGGATCATCGCCCGCAGCAGCTCGTCCATCGACGAGAAGACGTAGTGGACGATCCCCGGAGTCGCCCCCGCCTCCGCAGCGACCGTGCGGGTGCTGACCGCCCCGACGCCCTCACGCTTGGCAACCGACAACGCTGCCTCGATCAGCTGCTCACGACGCTGCTCCGCCGAGATCCGCACTCGTGTGCTCCGCCCTGTCACTCCTGGCCCGATGCTGCGCCGACGGCACAGTGGTCACCCTGATTGTGCCAAACGTTGCGGTCACGAGGCCGCCGACGTGCGGAACGCGGACACCACCTCGTCGAGATCGTCGGTCACCTGGAGGCGCTCGACGTCCTCGGGGGCGATCATGCCGGCCTCCAGCGCCGAGGAGGACAACCAGTCGATCAGCCCCTGCCAGTAGGTGGTCCCGACCAGCACGACCGGGAACGACGTCACCTTCCGCGTCTGGGCCAGCGTCAGAGCCTCGAACAGCTCGTCGAGCGTCCCGAACCCACCGGGAAGGACGACGAACCCCTGGGCGTACTTCACGAACATCGTCTTGCGTGCGAAGAAGTAGCGGAAGTGCACGCCGAGGTCGACCCAGCGGTTCATCCGCTCCTCGAACGGCAGCTCGATCCCGAGCCCGACCGACATCCCGCCCGCCTCGCACGCACCGCGGTTCGCCGCCTCCATCACGCCAGGTCCGCCCCCGGTGATCACGGCGAGACCCGCCTCGGCGAGCCGTCGTCCGATCTCGCGCGCCTGGTCGTACTCCGGAGCCTCCGGCCGGGTCCGGGCCGACCCGAAGACGCTGACGGCGGGACCCAGCTCCGCCAGCGCACCGAACCCCTCGACGAACTCGGCGGTGATCCGCATGACCCGCCAGGGATCGGTGTGCACCCAGTCGGCCCGGCCGCTGGAGTCCAGCAGCCGCTGGTCGGTCGTGGTGCCGATGATCCCCTCGCGGCGTCGCAGCACGGGACCGGTGATCTGCTCCGGCCCGGGCGTGCCGTCGAGGCCCACGTCGGGATCGTCGGCGTACCAGTCGCGGTCGGAGTACCAGCGCGGATCGTCCATGCCGCCAGCCTAGGTCAGCGGTCCCGGGCTCCGGAGCACACGGAGCCCGACGGGTCAGGCCGTCGGTGCGCCCCGGAGCCACCCGTGCAGCGCACGCTCCACGTCCCGCAGGTGCGCGAGCGGCACGTGCTCGTCCTGCTTGTGGGCGAGCAGCGGATCTCCGGGACCGTAGTTCACCGCGGGGATGCCGAGACGGGTGAACTGCGCGACGTCGGTCCATCCGAACTTCGGGCGCGGCTCGGCGCCGATCGCCGCGACGAAGTCCGCCGCGGCCGGGCGGTCCAGCCCGGGCATCGCTCCCGGCGCCGAGTCGGTCACCGCGATCTCGTAGCCGTCGAAGACCTCGCGCAGGTGGGCCAGCGCCTCGTCCTCCGTACGGTCCGGGGCGAAGCGGAAGTTCACCGTCAGGGTCGCGGCGTCGGGGACGACGTTGCCGGCCACGCCACCGGAGACCGCGACGGCGTTCAGGCCCTCGTGGTACTCCAGGCCGTCGATCACCGGACGCCGCGGCTCGTACGACGCCAGTGTCCGCAGCGCGGGCTCGAGCCCGTGGATCGCGTTGACGCCCATCCACGACCGGGCCGAGTGCGCGCGCTCGCCGCGGGTGGTGAGGTCGATCCGGATCGTCCCCTGGCACCCGGCCTCGACCCCGGCGACCGACGGCTCCATCAGGATCGCGAAGTCGCCGTCGAGCAGCTCGGGCCGCTCCCGGGCGAGACGGCCGAGCCCGTTCGCGGAGGCCTCGACCTCCTCGGCCTCGTAGAAGACGTAGGTGACGTCGCGGACCGGGTCGGCGATGCCGGCCGCTGCCCGCAGCGCGACCGCGACACCGCCCTTCATGTCGCAGGAACCGCATCCCCACAGGTCGTCGCCGACGATGCGGGACGGGAGGTTGTCGTTGATCGGGACCGTGTCGAGGTGCCCCGCGACCACGACCCGCTCCGGGCGGCCCAGATCGGTGCGGGCGACCAGCGTGTGCCCGTCGCGCACGACCGACAGGTGCGGCGCGGCCCGGAGGACACGCTCGACCGCGTCGGCGATCCGCTGCTCGGCCCGACTCACGGACTCGATGTCGACGAGCGCCGCCGTCAGCGCCACGACGTCGGAGTCCACCGGCAGGTCGCCGCTCACGACGCGGCCTCCGCTGCGGGCGGCGGTGCGCTCTCGTCGACGAACACCACGAACTCGTTGCCCTCGGGGTCGGCCATCACGGTCCAGTCGATCTCGTCGTCGGGGCGGCGCAGGACGGTGGCGCCGCGGCGCACCAGCTCGTCGACGCCGCTCTGAGAGTCCACGGTGAGGTCCGGGTGGATGCGGTTCTTGACCGTCTTCGGCTCCGGGACGTCGCCGAAGACCCAGCACGCGAACGGCGCGCCGGGCATCGGCTCGATCGCGCTCGCACCCTCCTCGTGGACGGCCTCGACCCCCAGAACACCGGCCCACCAGTCGGCGATCCGTCGCGCGTCCGCGGCGTCGACGACCACCTCGTACAGCCGGTAGCCGTCCCGCTCCGCCTCGCCACCGGTCGTACGCTCACCGTCCCACCAGGCGTCGTCGCGCTCGAAGACGCACAGCTCGCCGCCCTCGGGGTCGGCCATCACCGTCCAGCCCTGCGGCTCCCGCGCGGGCAGGACCCGAGCGCCCAGCCGCTCGTACTCCGCCACCGAGACGGCGTGCACGTCGAGGTGCACCCGCTGCTTGACGGTGCGCGGCTCCGGCACCTCGTTGATCCAGACCGTGTGCTCGGGCGTCGCGCCGCGCAGCAGAGCCTGGCCGTCGTCGCGCACCTGGGCGGTCAAACCGAGGGCAGCCGCCCAGAACGGCGCCATCGCGCGGGCGTCCGTGACGTCGATGCAGAGGGACTGGAAACGGGCGACGGCCGCTGTATCCTCGGGCGCCGGCTGCTCGTCCACCCTGTCCTCGTGCTGCTGGGGCGTCATGGCCGCCACGATAGCGTTGAGCCATGACCACCTCGCAGCAGACCGCATGGGCGTACGGCCTGGCCACGCTCACCGAGGACGGGACCGTCCTCGACGTCTGGTACCCCTCCCCGGTG harbors:
- a CDS encoding TIGR00730 family Rossman fold protein, which codes for MDDPRWYSDRDWYADDPDVGLDGTPGPEQITGPVLRRREGIIGTTTDQRLLDSSGRADWVHTDPWRVMRITAEFVEGFGALAELGPAVSVFGSARTRPEAPEYDQAREIGRRLAEAGLAVITGGGPGVMEAANRGACEAGGMSVGLGIELPFEERMNRWVDLGVHFRYFFARKTMFVKYAQGFVVLPGGFGTLDELFEALTLAQTRKVTSFPVVLVGTTYWQGLIDWLSSSALEAGMIAPEDVERLQVTDDLDEVVSAFRTSAAS
- a CDS encoding DNA-3-methyladenine glycosylase I yields the protein MSGVVVGEDGLARCGWAVSSETMQVYHDVEWGRRVSDERGLFERLTLEAFQSGLAWATVLRKRDRFREVFADFEPATVASFDGAKVATLLEDVGIIRNRTKIEATIANAGAVLRLDGGFADLVWSFAPGPRPRPRSTADVPAVTAESKAMAAELKRHGFVFVGPTTAYALMQATGMVDDHLEDCHVRTSES
- the dapE gene encoding succinyl-diaminopimelate desuccinylase; its protein translation is MSGDLPVDSDVVALTAALVDIESVSRAEQRIADAVERVLRAAPHLSVVRDGHTLVARTDLGRPERVVVAGHLDTVPINDNLPSRIVGDDLWGCGSCDMKGGVAVALRAAAGIADPVRDVTYVFYEAEEVEASANGLGRLARERPELLDGDFAILMEPSVAGVEAGCQGTIRIDLTTRGERAHSARSWMGVNAIHGLEPALRTLASYEPRRPVIDGLEYHEGLNAVAVSGGVAGNVVPDAATLTVNFRFAPDRTEDEALAHLREVFDGYEIAVTDSAPGAMPGLDRPAAADFVAAIGAEPRPKFGWTDVAQFTRLGIPAVNYGPGDPLLAHKQDEHVPLAHLRDVERALHGWLRGAPTA
- a CDS encoding VOC family protein: MTPQQHEDRVDEQPAPEDTAAVARFQSLCIDVTDARAMAPFWAAALGLTAQVRDDGQALLRGATPEHTVWINEVPEPRTVKQRVHLDVHAVSVAEYERLGARVLPAREPQGWTVMADPEGGELCVFERDDAWWDGERTTGGEAERDGYRLYEVVVDAADARRIADWWAGVLGVEAVHEEGASAIEPMPGAPFACWVFGDVPEPKTVKNRIHPDLTVDSQSGVDELVRRGATVLRRPDDEIDWTVMADPEGNEFVVFVDESAPPPAAEAAS
- a CDS encoding DivIVA domain-containing protein, giving the protein MFWILVVIGALAAGAAVTVLATSFGALGGPADSRRDLMVPTDRPLRADDLAAVRFSWAWRGYARDEVDGLLARLEADAREREAPTGSAEHDGDADSSPPAGPGERAAPPVDTGAAGDPSAR
- a CDS encoding TetR/AcrR family transcriptional regulator, whose amino-acid sequence is MRISAEQRREQLIEAALSVAKREGVGAVSTRTVAAEAGATPGIVHYVFSSMDELLRAMIQRLATSYVTTLEEVEQSEPPDVVSMLERALEQTWATVEADPEAHLLTFEVTQHALRNPAFADFAAWQYETYRQTARAVFERVATVCEIEWTVSLDLLSRMLVATNDGVVMAWLVDRDSQKAREVYGAFIDQVVAFARPAQRSVDA
- a CDS encoding M14 family zinc carboxypeptidase produces the protein MSVSRWASRLLVMVAAPALLVPVEAAPAVPAEGPALSLGTTGARSVVPAAARTAGAARRPAVLERRVIGRTRRDRPIVAYRVGDPGARRTAVVMAAMHGDERKTRVIVKALRDGRPIDGVDLWLIPTANPDGVRARTRGNARGVDLNRNFPYAWVRTPRGTSTWSGPRPKSEPETRALIRFLRRTDPDQVVSFHQPLYGIDTSGTGNRKLARRLARFLKLPRKEFSCGSGCHGTMSQWFNHRIDGALVTVELGRHPSKRYLRTTGPRGVLRALRATR